The Thermococcus eurythermalis genomic sequence CGGCCTCCTCGTCGCCGAAGCCCGTGACAGGGAAGCCTATCTCCTCCTCGCTTATGAGACCCCTCTCGACCAGCTCGAAGAACCAGGCTATTGTGTTGCCCGTCGCTATGCTGTCGAGGCCGAGGTTGTTGACGAGCCAGTTGAAGTAGGCAACGGCAGGGAAGTTGAAGACGCCCGTTGCCGCTCCGAGCATCGCGATGCTCTCGTACTCGGGCTTGACGCGGATTTTCCTGCCCTTATACTCGACCTCTACGTAGCGGGCGCACTTAATCGGACAGCTCTTGCCGTGGACGAACCACTCGGGCTCTACCTCGTACTTCTTAATCTCATCACCCCCGAGTTTGCTGGCAAGCTCATCGGGGATGTAGGGCCTTGAGAAGTTGTAGGCCGGGCTCATGCCGAGCGAAGCCGAGCTCCTCAGCCCATCACTCGTGCCGTAGTTTCTTGTATGCTCGTACTTCGGGTCGGTCGCGAAGTGCTCGTAGAACTCCTGCCAGAGCCTCTGGAACTCCTCCGGGCTGGCAACCCCTGGTTTCTCCCCGGGCTCAACTACAATTGCTTTAACCTTCTTGCTTCCGAGGACGGCCCCAAGGCCACCCCTTCCGCTCGCACGCTCGGTGTCGTAAATCACGTTGGCAATCCTGCTGAGCCTCTCTCCAGCGGGACCGATTAAAGCCAAGCTCGCCTTCGGGTGTTCCTTCCAGAGTTCCTTGGCCACCTCATAGTTTCCTTTACCCCAGAGGTGCCCTGCGTCCCTAATCTCCACCTCACCATCATGAACGTAGAGGTAGACGGGCTCCTCGGCCTTACCCTCGATGATGAGCGCATCGAAGTGTCCCTTGAGCTTTGGACCGAAGGCGTCTCCACCGCTGGAGTCGCTGATTAATCTGGTTTCGGGGCTCTTGCTGACCGCTATGACCTTGCTCGAACCCGGAATTAACCCGGTCAAACCGCCAGTTGCAAATACGAACTTGTTGGCCGGGCTTAGCGGGTCAGTCCCAGGGGGAACCTCCCGATAAATCAGGTAGTATCCGAGTCCCTTTCCGCCGATGAACTTCCTTATCACCTCGTCGGGCAGTTCCTCGTAGGTGACCTTTCCCTCGGTCAGGTTCACGCGGGCTATTCTGTTATGGTATCCGTGCATGTTAATCCACCTCGAACCATTAAGAGCCTTGTATTAATGGAGTTTAACAGAAGTGCTTATATAAGTTGCGCAGATTTCGCAAGGTTTACAGCTAAGATACTTGAATCAGTTTTCTATTTTCAACATCCACTGTGAAAACCTTGACCCGGTCTCTATATTTTGTCGAAGTCCACTTTATAAACGCATGCACTTCGTTCTTGAAGAGCAGGTAGGAAGAGGGAGGCAGTACTATCCACAACTCGGATTTGGTTGCCAGCCTGCTCTCAACGTCCTTTCTTAGTTTCAGGAGGGGAAGGGCTTCTCCGTAGAAGGTCTCGATTTCAATTGCAATGTCTTGAGGTTTGTTTTGGTTTCGGATTTTGACGTACACGTCTATCCTTATATCTCCCTCGGGATACTCGGTTTCTATGTCGTCAGGACTAACGCCGTAATCCTCCACCAACCGTTCGAACACAAAGGCCTTCAGGGCGTAATGAGTCAGGCTTTCCCCCGGGTTGCCTTCGATGTACAGGGCCGATGGAATGGCCTTGCCCTTTATGCGGATTGTTCTCGTGTAGCTCTCCACGAACTCACGGTATTTGCTTTCAAGATATGGGGCGAGATAATCAAACTCGATGTTTGCAACCTTATGCTCCTCATGGAACCCCCAGAAATTGTGTATGAGCCTGCATAAACTTTTGGGGGAGTTTAACTTGATTCCTACCCACTCTTGAACTAGAGACACCCGAATGCTATTTGAGTTTGAAACGTGCGTCACTAACCCGAACACCTTCTCTTTCACCCAGCTGAGGAACTCCTTATCACCGTAAAACACCAAGAATCCAAAACTCTGGGAGAAAAGCTCCCTAACCTTTTCGGTCATTGCTTGTAGATGTTGTTTTCCCAGTTCTTCTTCCGGTTTCTTTCCTACTTCCCAATCAATGACAAAGATGGAGTTTCCTGCCCTGAGAGACTGCAACCTCTCCGGGTCTCCGGGCAACATAACGTGGTACGCAGTTGGCAACCCACCGACCCTTACACGATACAGCTCTCTGAGGAGGCGCTTCAGGAATTCTATGTATCCAAACTCCTTTTCTTTGGGCTTTTTAGCGAGGATTATAACGGGCCCCTCTGGGAGGAACGACACCCCTAAGCCAAAGGCCTTTGAAAACACGTCCTCGGCAGGGAGCTCTATCTCCGGAACTTTTCCCCCGGACTTGGTGGCGGTGAGCAACTCAACTTCTGTGGTTATTGAGTAACCAACGTTGCCGGACGATTTCAGGAAGACCGGCGTTATTACCGGAATGGAAAACGAACTCAGGTCTCTCCCCTGTGGGGTTCTAACATCTTCAGTGACGTTTAAGGTCACTGGGTTGGGCTCCTCAAAGTGGACCTCTGGAAGTTTTTTGGTGATTGCGTCAAGTAGATGCACGGAGTGAGGGGTGAAAACTTCCGTTCTAACGTCTATGGCTCCAACTTTCTCAGCTTTAAGAAACACCAGCTTCTCAATTGGCCTGATTTTGGTGAGGTCAAACGGCTCTGGGGGTGATACGGTCTCCGTGATTCGGATGGTAACGTCAGCAGGCTTCTGAAACACCGGTATGAGCAGGGGGACTTTAATGGTTCGCTTTTTGATGGGGGTAGTTTTGGTGCCCTCTTCCTTTGATACCATTGCACTTGGAGTGGCCTCAGTAACGATGATTTCTTCCTCAGTCCACCATTTTTTCTTTGTTTCGACTTTAACTTTAGTCTTCGTTAGCTCTCCCATCCCATAATCACCTGGCAGTTGATTTTATTGTCCTGTCCCTCCAGGACTGCAAACCCGCAGAACGCAAGAGGGGCTATGAATGCTATGAACTCGGTATAGTTTACTCCATTTTGCGGTCCGGATTCGAACTTTAATTTGCCCCCATTTATCGTGGCGTTTCTCTTATACACTCTGAACGGGTCAGGAACTCTGAGGGAGTTGAAGTCATCATTGTAGGAATAGCTGGAGGTTATTGCCCGGTACACATTCTTCAGTTCGTCCAAGGGTATCGTATCCTTCAGCCTTTCCGAGTACACCTTCAGATACTTCTCAAACTCGTCCTCGACTCCGAAGAAGTCTCCAAGCTCCCAAATCTGGAAGAGCCTGTAGCAGTCGAGGATTACCTTGTAAATTCTGTGCCCGACGGTGCCCGGTTTTAGCCCGACGACCGCCCGCCTTTTCCTCTCCCGTTCCAATGGCAGGTCGGGTAAAATAACGTCCTCCAAAACGATGCCGTATTGACGTAGGAGCTCCTGAACGTCTTCAGTGAACAATTTGGAATAACTCTTTTCCAGATAAAAGCGGGGTGTTGAGCAGATGGAGACTATAAAGCATGACATTGGGTTAAAGAGTGGCAGGAGCTCCTTTGCCGCCGAGAGGAGTTCGCCAACGACCTGCGGCCCGGTCATCGGGGACGACAATGAAATCTCACCCACCGTTGGTGGTTTCCTCCCAAGTTCATCAAAGATTTCCACGAGGTTCTCTCTCATCGAGCGAAGTAAATCCGTGAAATTCGTCCTAACAAGCTTTGGCTTGACCCCGGAGGACGCGCTCTCAAGGTCTATGCCCTCCTTGAGGTAGGAGACTATCCTCTCCATATCCTCTCGGGTTATCCCGAATCCGAGAATCTCGGAGTAGAACCTGGCGAGGCCGTTTTTCGCTATGCCATCTTCGTTCAGACCCCCAAACAGAACCTTTTCCCAGATTTTGTTTTCTTTGAGGAGAGCATCAACGGTTCTGTCGCCTGCTTCCTCAAGCAGCCAGTCCCTCAGCCTGAGAACCCCCTCGATTTTCACGTAAAGGTGGGAGAGCTGGGCTATGTACTCTTCCCACGCCTTTTCATCATGGTAGGGTATCCTCTCTTCAATCATCGTATCCCCTCCATGACAGTATCGTCCTAACCCTCTCTACGACTTCAGGCGGTACGTCCGAGATTATCCCCCTTATATTGACGGCGTTCTTCCAGATGTCGAGTGCGAAGGGAGGGACGATGTTTTTATCTGCAGATGCGATGAGACCAGCTTTGTATAGCTCTTCCCGTAGCCGCCATTTGTCTGTTTCTGGTATGTGTATTGTTCCCTGAGAAACGATATCACGTAGCGTATCAAGGACTCCCAAGTCAAATGAATAACCTTGGAATATTCTTGGGTATGCTGACAAAATAACGACAGTAAGTTTTGCGTCAGATGAAAGAACTCTGATATTCTCCATAATCTCCTTTTCAAAATATTCAACGACCTCTGGGGTATTCCCAAGGATGAACCCTGCCGCCTTTGAGAGTATCTTTGCTGGTTCAATGTAAACAGATTTATAACCAACTTCAAATTCAAGCGTGTCTCCTTGGTTTTCAACGTATTTCCGAATACCATCTCCAAGACTGTTAACTGTGCTGTTGTAAATCTGCCTTGCAGTTATCTTCTCATCTATTGAACTTGGATTCTTAATAATGGTGTCAAGGGCACTCCGAGCACTTGCTATGATGTCAGATTCGTGAGATTTCACAGTCTGCTTGGTGATTGCTATGAGGGTTTTGTATTCAAGTATCCTGATGTTCCCGACCCCACAGTATTCCCGACGGTGGCATTCAACCTCAAGTATTTTTGGATAACTGTACAACTCTGGATGTGCAATCAACCAAACCGCCAATAGCTCCCGGTACCTTTTCTGCTCAACGAATTCCTTTGTGAGGAACTCACGAAAGATGTCCTCCAGCTTTTTCTCCACGGCATCCTTAACTCTGTCCCTTATTATCTCCCTCACGTCGCTCATCTTCTCCAACCTCCGCCAGCGAGGTTAAGATGAGTTCCTCAACTTTATCCTCGCCAAGGACATCGCAGAGGAGCATGAGCTCCTGAATCAGCTCCTTCCGTTTTCTGACCTGCTCCTTGAACTCTCTCAGGGCCTCTTCGTTTATGGCGCCGAGGGCTACTTTTCCGTCTTCAACTCTCATGAGCCAGCTCTCGCCGACGAAGGGGCCGACTGAGGGGTCAATTTCGCTGACCATGTCCACTATGAACGTGGAAAGCAGGCCCCAGTTAAGTTCTACTCTCGGCGAGTAGCCAAGGAGTCTAAGGAGCAGAAGGCCGCCGGTTATAGAGCCCGAACCAATTATTGCGAACCCGGGAGTGTCGTGAACAGGCTCCGCGAGTCCCCTGCTGTCGAAGTGATATATCGAAGCCCTCCCATTCGGGTCTACACTTGACAGAATCATGTTGAAGCTCACGTCAATTCCCATCTCCCTAAGCTCTCTGAACCTCTTAATCAGGGCTTTTTCCACCTCACCGACAATCCACCGAAACTCCTCCTGAGTTGGCGTTGTGTTCTCGCCTTCAGTCTCTATGTATTTTTGGGTGACCGTATCAACAACGTGATACCCGTATTTGACAATCGCGGCGTCTCCGGAACCGCCGGCTATCGCCACGGGGATGCCATTGACGAATACCGGGTGAATCTTCTTGGCCTCGTACGTTACAGGGCCGTACGTGACTCTGGAGTCCGAGACCATCAAAACGGCATCGTGGTTTTTCTCCCTGTCCCAAATCCATTTCAGAGCCAAAACTAATGTCATCCAAAACACTAATATTAGGGAGAAGTGTTTCCCAATTTAAGGTTTACCCTTTGTGGACAGAACAAGCTAAAAATCTGTTCAAGAAAAAGTAAACATTATACCACGCATAACTTTGCCCTCTCCCTATCTTCCCTGCTCAGCCTCCACCCCATCGCTCCCGCGTTCTCCTCTATGTGCTCCTTTCTGCCGGCCTTGGAAATAGCGATAACGTTCTCCTCCCATATCAGGTAGTTGAGCGCGACCTGGGCCGATGTTTTTCCATATTTTCTTCCAATCTCGGCCAGGCAGGGGTTCCTCGCGAGCGAGCCCTTCTCCAGAGGGGTGTAGGCTATGAGGGCAATCTTCTCGCGCTTCATGTAGTCTAGCAGGCCGCTCGTCTCGGGCCAGCGGTCGCGGAGGGAGTACTTCACCTCGTTGGCGACTATCTCATACTTTCTCATCGCCTCCTGAGACCGTTTCAGAAGCTCCAAATCGAAGTTGCTGACGCCAATGTAGTGAATGAGTCCCTCATCAACCAGCTCCTCAAGGGCGTGGAGGGTCTCTTCTATTCTTTTCCACTCCGTCCCGGGCCAGTGGAGGAGGTGAAGGTCAATGTAGGTGCCGAGCCTCTTGGCGCTCTCCCTTACCGCTCTCTTCGCCCTTTCGTAGCCAAAGTTCGTGGGCCAGACCTTGCTTATGATGAATAGCTCGTCCCTATCAAAACCCTCAATGGCCCTTCCGACGAGCTCCTCGGAATGACCAGCGCCGTAGAACTCGGCGGTGTCTATGAGGTTAATTCCCAGCTCAAGGCCGTAGCGGAGAACCTCGACGCTCTCCTCGTCCCTGGAGTAGTCGGGGCTCTCATAGCCACCTATTCCCCAGGTGCCGAGGCCTATCGCGGTTACCTTATCATCCCCAATACCTTTCAGGTCTCTAAAAGTGCTCACGCTATCACCTGATAGAATATGAGTGCTGGCTCTTTTAAAGTTTCAGTCTGAACGCTAAGATGGACAAAAATGAGAAAATCAGGCCCCAAACTTCTCGGAGCGGTTCATGAGGTCCATCATTATGGGCACTATGTCGTGACCCCTTATCCTACCGAGCCCGCCACGCATGCACTCGCGCTCGCCGAAGCTCTCGGTGTGGTCCGGCCTGACACCACCGCCGGCTATGAGGAGCGGAACCGGGTCTCCGCTGTGGTTCATGACCTCACACGGTGTGCTGTGGTCGCCCGTTATCGCTATGACCACGTCCTCTAGGTTGATATGCTCGATGATGTAGCCTATCATTCTGTCGGCCTTTTCAATCATCTCCGCCTTGAGCTTCGGGTTGTTGTCGTGGCCGGCGGCGTCGGTCGGCTTGAAGTGGAGGAACACGAAGTCGTACTCCTTGAGCAGTTCAACGGTCTTCTTGGCCTTGGCCATCTCGTCGGTATTGTACTCGCCGGTTGCTCCCTCGGGGGTGTAGACGTCGAAGCCTATCGCCCTTGCGACGCCCTTGACGAGCGAGACCGCTATGACAGCTCCAGCCCTGACCTTCCACTGCTCGGTGAACTTCATCGGGATATCCGGGTAGGTTCCGGCTCCCCTTATCAGGAGGTAATTGGCTACTGGCTTGCCCTCCTTCCTGCGCTTCTCGTTGACTGGGTGCTTCTCAAGAACCTCGTGCGCCTGTCTGACGAACTCCTCGAGAATCTCGGCGACCTTCCTGCTCTCCTCGTCCTGGTAGTCAAAGCGATGGGGCGGCTTGCCGGCCTCGTGCGGGTCATTCTCGCCGACGCGGTAGCCCTTGGCCATGCCCTTGAGGACCAGAACGGCCCTGTGCCCGGTGGCTCCAACGAAGATGAAGTCGACGGGCAGTTTGACGTTCTCCTGTATCGCCTTTGCAAGCTCGTGGGCTTCCTCAGTGCTTATCCTTCCCGCCCTCCTATCAACGATTATCCCATTCTCGATGGTTGCGAAGTTCACACGGAAGGCCAGGTCGTCCTCGTCGAGGTCGAGGCCGACACCGAGGGCCTCAAGGAAGCCCCTTCCGCGGTAGACCTTGTAGGGGTCGTAGCCGAAGATGCTGAGGTGGGCGGTGTCGCTTCCGGCTGGCTGGCCCGGCTTTATGGGGTCCTGCTGGCCGAGGATTCCGAGTTTCGCAAGCCTGTCCATGTTCGGGGTATTGGCGTACTCCAGTGGGGTCTTTCCTCCAAACTCTTTAATCGGCCTGTCTCCGAGTCCGTCGAGGATTATGAGGAGTCCCTTCCTCTGCTTCATATCTATCACCAGGGGTGATTAGTCCGGTCGGTTAAAAAGCTTTGTTGGGCAACCTTTTAAAGGGCCCGGAGAAGGCAACAGGGGGGAGAAAGATGCTTGAGTTCGCAGTATGGACGCTCTCAATAATCATCGGAATAGCGATTCTCGTGCTTGCAGGGGACAAGCTGTCGGACAAGATAATCGAGGTCGCGAGGAAGGCCGGAATCTCGCCCCTCGTCATAAGCATCGTCCTCGTAAGCCTTTCAACGACCCTTCCCGAGATAACGACGAGCGCCCTCGCGAGCTACCAGGGCGTCAATGGAATAGCCCTCGGAAACGCTCTTGGCAGTATTTTCGCGAACATAGCCCTGATCCTCGGCTTGGCCTCGATGATTAAACCCCTGACTGCTGGTAAATCCGCGTATGAAAACTCTCTCGTTATGCTGGCCTCTCTGGTGCTCCTCATACTGCTCTCCCTCGACGGCACCCTCAGCCGGCTCGACGGACTTCTGCTCCTCCTTGCCTACGCGGTCTACCTCCGCTGGCTTCTCAAGAAGCACGCGAGAAGCGAGGTCGATTGGGAGCCGAGCGGGAACGTTACGCCCCTCGACTACGTTCTCCTAATCGTCCTCGGCCTCTTCCTCGTCGGCGGTGCTGAGGCAGTCGTTTTCGGTGGCAAGAACATTGCCCAGGCCTTTGGAATCTCGGACTTCGTGATAGGGGCGACCATCGTCGCAATTGGAACGTCCCTCCCCGAGATGACCAACGCCCTCTACGGGGCGATAAGGGAGCGCGGGAGCATAAGCGTCGGCAACATAATCGGTGCCAACATAATGAACGCCCTCGTCGTTTTGGGGGTTGCGTCGGTCATAAGGCCCCTCCCAACTGGAGCATCGGTGCTGACAATCCTGCTGGTTCTCCTTGCAATGCTTCCGATGATAGTTTCGCTGAAGAGAACAAGCGGGATAGACAGGCGCGTCGGGGCTTACTTTCTGGCCCTCTACGCTCTCTACCTCGTGCTGATGTTCTCCGGCGTGGAACTGTAAGGTTTTTAAGCCCCCTTTCTCTCTTCTTCCGGTGGTGAGAAATGAAAGTCCTGTGGGCACCGTGGAGAATCGAGTACATACGCTCACCCAAGCACGACGGCTGTATCTTCTGCGACTTCCCGAAGGAGAACAGGGACAAAGAGAGACTAATCCTCTACCGAGGAAAGCACGCCTTCGTCATAATGAACAACTACCCCTACAACCCAGGCCACGTCATGGTTGCGCCTTACAGGCACGTCGCCAACTGGGAGGAGCTGACCGACGAGGAGTTGCTCGAGATAATGAAGCTTACCCAGCTCATGATTAGGGCGATAAAGAAGGCCATGAACCCGGACGGCTTCAACCTCGGCGTGAACCTCGGCAGGGTAGCGGGGGCAGGAATAGACAGCCACGTTCACCTCCACATAGTCCCGCGCTGGAACGGCGACACGAACTTCATGCCGGTAATAGCGGACACCAAGGTTATCCCCGAATCGCTTGAGGAGGCCTACGACGAGCTCAAGAGGGCCATAGAGGAAGTCGAGAGGGAAAGTTGAGCTCCCATATTGGCTCTCCTTCTTCTGACAAGCTTTTTATAGTCCCTCGCCACTTCTTCTCCCGAAAACCCTCTGGTGGTGTCTGGATTGGAGGGAAAAGCATTACCTCCAGGAAGCCCCGTAAAGAGGGGCGAGCGCTACAAGGTTCGGATTGAAACCCTTGGAAAAGATGGAGACGGCATCGCCAGGATTAAGGGCTTTGTGGTTTTTGTGCCAAACACCGAGGTTGGGGAAGAAGTCCAGATCGAGATAAAAAACGTGAAAGAGCGCTTTGCCTTTGGGGAGGTCGTCGGCTGACCTTCCTTATATCTTCCTTGCCCTGATTCTGAACTTCTTCTCAAGGGGCAGTCCTTCGAAGAGTTCACTGCCAAGCTCCACAACGGGTATATCAGCTTCGATTATGGACTCCTTAATCCCCTGTTTAACCCTCAGCTTTCTAAGACTGCCGTTCTGAACTTCGGCCGAAAGGTAGGTTCCGTCTTCACCCTCGCCTTCAATGACGAAGTCCCTGCCGAGTTCCATTGCGATCCTTTTGACGATAGCTGGAGCCGTTTCGGGCGTCACGTGCTCTACTTCCCCTCTGCTTTCGCTGAGCCTCACCGTTGGACAGGCCATTGAGGAGCAGAACTCCCTTATGGCCTCTGATATGCCCTCCACGAAGTTCTCCAGCGGTTTTCCCATTAGGGATTCACCAAAGCCTGCCCAGCTTGCGGTGACTTTCAGCTTCCGTCTGGCCATCTTGAATCTGACCTCCTCCCCGCCTTAGCTGAGGGTTCCAACGGATTAACTCCTCGCCAGTGGCGGGGAGGTTTGCGGGTTCATTACCTACTCGTGTTGCCACTTTCGGTTCAGCCCGCGGGCCGGGTCTTCGGCCCGTTACCCCTACCGCGCAGAGCGGTTTGGGGTTATGGTTTAGAGGCCACCGTTCAGAGTTTTCAACCGCTCGAAGGCGGTTTTTGAAGAGACGCCTAACGGCGTCTTCCTCCCACCGTAGGGAGGACACAGTGAAAACCCCTCATCTCATCGGGTTGTTCTTTGATGGCCTTTTCAGGGTCTTATTACATTGCAAGAGTTCAAAAAGGTTTCTATTCGAATGCCGAATTTTAGAATCTCTGCATCCCCACCCTAAAGGGCGA encodes the following:
- a CDS encoding aldehyde ferredoxin oxidoreductase family protein — translated: MHGYHNRIARVNLTEGKVTYEELPDEVIRKFIGGKGLGYYLIYREVPPGTDPLSPANKFVFATGGLTGLIPGSSKVIAVSKSPETRLISDSSGGDAFGPKLKGHFDALIIEGKAEEPVYLYVHDGEVEIRDAGHLWGKGNYEVAKELWKEHPKASLALIGPAGERLSRIANVIYDTERASGRGGLGAVLGSKKVKAIVVEPGEKPGVASPEEFQRLWQEFYEHFATDPKYEHTRNYGTSDGLRSSASLGMSPAYNFSRPYIPDELASKLGGDEIKKYEVEPEWFVHGKSCPIKCARYVEVEYKGRKIRVKPEYESIAMLGAATGVFNFPAVAYFNWLVNNLGLDSIATGNTIAWFFELVERGLISEEEIGFPVTGFGDEEAEERLIRLMAERKGIGAILADGVKRACERLGRGCEFAVHVKGMESPAWDPRGRRTYALSYATADVGASHLRGWPRPHQLPNQGSAKELVPSLIEGRDESYITDMLGVCKFVPYKMEDLARFYSLATGEEWTVEGLRKVAWAVESIARIHDTLDWVTPPLDDTIPPRWWEPEPDGPAKGNAAFIDYNDFLEARREFYRLRGWHEELGVPLPETMEELGYPEFKSDAERALEVVKKRMGL
- a CDS encoding Ntn hydrolase family protein; translation: MFWMTLVLALKWIWDREKNHDAVLMVSDSRVTYGPVTYEAKKIHPVFVNGIPVAIAGGSGDAAIVKYGYHVVDTVTQKYIETEGENTTPTQEEFRWIVGEVEKALIKRFRELREMGIDVSFNMILSSVDPNGRASIYHFDSRGLAEPVHDTPGFAIIGSGSITGGLLLLRLLGYSPRVELNWGLLSTFIVDMVSEIDPSVGPFVGESWLMRVEDGKVALGAINEEALREFKEQVRKRKELIQELMLLCDVLGEDKVEELILTSLAEVGEDERREGDNKGQS
- a CDS encoding aldo/keto reductase, producing MSTFRDLKGIGDDKVTAIGLGTWGIGGYESPDYSRDEESVEVLRYGLELGINLIDTAEFYGAGHSEELVGRAIEGFDRDELFIISKVWPTNFGYERAKRAVRESAKRLGTYIDLHLLHWPGTEWKRIEETLHALEELVDEGLIHYIGVSNFDLELLKRSQEAMRKYEIVANEVKYSLRDRWPETSGLLDYMKREKIALIAYTPLEKGSLARNPCLAEIGRKYGKTSAQVALNYLIWEENVIAISKAGRKEHIEENAGAMGWRLSREDRERAKLCVV
- a CDS encoding 2,3-bisphosphoglycerate-independent phosphoglycerate mutase — encoded protein: MKQRKGLLIILDGLGDRPIKEFGGKTPLEYANTPNMDRLAKLGILGQQDPIKPGQPAGSDTAHLSIFGYDPYKVYRGRGFLEALGVGLDLDEDDLAFRVNFATIENGIIVDRRAGRISTEEAHELAKAIQENVKLPVDFIFVGATGHRAVLVLKGMAKGYRVGENDPHEAGKPPHRFDYQDEESRKVAEILEEFVRQAHEVLEKHPVNEKRRKEGKPVANYLLIRGAGTYPDIPMKFTEQWKVRAGAVIAVSLVKGVARAIGFDVYTPEGATGEYNTDEMAKAKKTVELLKEYDFVFLHFKPTDAAGHDNNPKLKAEMIEKADRMIGYIIEHINLEDVVIAITGDHSTPCEVMNHSGDPVPLLIAGGGVRPDHTESFGERECMRGGLGRIRGHDIVPIMMDLMNRSEKFGA
- a CDS encoding calcium/sodium antiporter, producing MLEFAVWTLSIIIGIAILVLAGDKLSDKIIEVARKAGISPLVISIVLVSLSTTLPEITTSALASYQGVNGIALGNALGSIFANIALILGLASMIKPLTAGKSAYENSLVMLASLVLLILLSLDGTLSRLDGLLLLLAYAVYLRWLLKKHARSEVDWEPSGNVTPLDYVLLIVLGLFLVGGAEAVVFGGKNIAQAFGISDFVIGATIVAIGTSLPEMTNALYGAIRERGSISVGNIIGANIMNALVVLGVASVIRPLPTGASVLTILLVLLAMLPMIVSLKRTSGIDRRVGAYFLALYALYLVLMFSGVEL
- a CDS encoding HIT family protein, with product MKVLWAPWRIEYIRSPKHDGCIFCDFPKENRDKERLILYRGKHAFVIMNNYPYNPGHVMVAPYRHVANWEELTDEELLEIMKLTQLMIRAIKKAMNPDGFNLGVNLGRVAGAGIDSHVHLHIVPRWNGDTNFMPVIADTKVIPESLEEAYDELKRAIEEVERES
- a CDS encoding TRAM domain-containing protein, whose translation is MSGLEGKALPPGSPVKRGERYKVRIETLGKDGDGIARIKGFVVFVPNTEVGEEVQIEIKNVKERFAFGEVVG